The genomic stretch AAACGCCTCATTAATCGGCTTATCAACCACAACAACATACTCTTTTTCTTGGTGTTTATCGGGGTGAATAAGTTGCTGACATAATGCGCCATCATTGCTTAGTAGTAGTAAACCATGACTGTCTTTATCTAGGCGTCCAATAGGGTATACCCGGACATCGCTGGGTAAATGATGGTAGATACTGTGGCGGTCATCGGGCTTAACCTTACAATCGACGCCAACCGGTTTGTAATAGGCAAACAGTCTTCGCGGTGGTGGTTCGCTGACCTCTTTGTGGTCAACTAAAATGATGTCGCTAGGGCAAACGTGATCAATGTGGTTGGCATGTTGGCCATTAACCCTGACTCTGCCTGCATCAATAAGCCGAGAAGCCTGCTTGCGGGAGCACACACCACAGTGGCTTAAATATTTTGCCAAACGCATTGGATAAGACATAACAGCTAATGATCAAGACAGCGACGTTGCACGTATTATACTGCAAACAACCCAGTGGAGCTATGACAGCCCTATGCCAATCCCTTTTTCTAAGCTAAAGCAACACCAGCCGTTGCAAAAAGTCGTGGTGCACTCCATTGAGCAAGCTCTGTATCAAGTGAGTGTGGTTATCAATAATGTTGAATATTATGTCACTGAAGCGAACGGTGAATTCTTAAAAGCACATAACCCATTGCAAATCCAAAAGCGCTTAAGTGACATCGCTTACGCTGAAATGGTGATCCGCCATGCCAGTGCCTACGATGAAATGATAGGGCACCCTGAGGATAAAGCAGACAATACCCTCGAGGTGCCATTTGGCCGCAATGAGCTTTTCTAGCTAGCCTGTTGTTTGATAATGGCCGCAATGGCTTGACTAAAATCGCGTTGATGGTGAATTCCCAATGCCGCTAAGCGGGTATCTGCCAAGGCGCAGTTATGTGGTCGAGTGGCATCATCACTGGGGGTGGTGTTGGCCGTGATAGTGGTGGTTGGCAGTCCTTGTACTTGAGCCATAATGCACGCCATCTCATACTTGGTGAGAGCTTGCTTGGCAGAAATATGATAAATGCCGCTACAGTCGTGCTGAGTAAATAAATCTCGTAGCGTCAAGGCGATGTCTTCAACATGGGTTGGGTAGCGTATTGCCCAGTGGTCCTGAACACAATGCTCCCCGAGCAGTTGCTCTGCAATCACGGTTACTGCAGACTCGCCAAGGTACTCCACGTCACCATAGAGCACGGGCACACGAATAATAGTGTGCTGCTCACTATCCGCTAGGATAGCTTGTTCGGCTGCATATTTTGTTTCGCCGTAAAAATTTACTGGCTCTGGCTTGGCCTGCTCGCTATAAGGTGGGTGAGTGCCAGCGAACACGTAGTCGGTGCTAATAAAGCAAAAGCGAATGCCCCGCTCTCGACAAGCTTCAGCTAGAAACTTGGTAGCGGCGACATTGAGCTGCTTGGTGGCCTCTGGGTGTTGCTGGCACTGATCTGGGCGGCGCTCTGCGGCAGCATGAACCAAGATATCTGGCTGATGGTCATCGAGAAAGGCTAACACGGCTTGCTTATCTGCTAAGTCTAATTTGTACAGTGGTGCGGTCGCACGGCTAAAAGCACAGCCGATAACATTAAAAGAGGCACTAAATACCTGCATAAGAGAGCGACCGAGCAGCCCAGAGGCGCCAGTAATCATAATTGAACGCATGATAATGTATTCCTTATAGTGAATTACTTACAGCTTACCAGAAGGAATCTTTTTGCTACAAATACGGTGTTATTTGAGCTGGCTTAGTAGCAAGCGTGGCAAAGGAAATAACGGTAATGAAAAAAACACTAATAATAAGCGCATTCTTAGCTAGCACATCGGTGCATGCTGTTCAGGTTATATGGCACCTTAGCGGTGAGTAATGAGCAATGAGTAATGAGCAATGAGTAATGAGTAATGAGTAATGAGTAATGAGTAATGAGCAATGGGTAGGCACTTTGAATCTTATGAGGGCAAACTCGTTGCCGCAGAGCTGGAAAAACTGTAGGAGTGCTGCGCACTCCTACTTAGAGGTGATTAAGCCGTTTTTTCAGTAAGCGGCTTTTCAGCTTGGCCTTCCCACACTTTTGCCTTAAAGCTAATTAAGACTAAGAAGATACCGATACCGATAGAGAATAACGCGATTTGTAGGTACAGGTTAGGTAGGTCTTCCACACGATTTGGATCAAACTCACCTGCCAACAGACCAGAAAGTAAGTTACCAATCGAGTAGGTCAATACGAATACACCCATCATTTGTCCGGCAAAACGTTTTGGCGACAACTTACTCACCGCACTCAGTGCTACAGGGCTCAAGCAAAGCTCACCCACCGTGTGTAAGAAGTAGGTCGTAATTAACCACATAGGCGCAACTTTCAAGCCTTGTGCAGCATACTGTGAGGCAAAGAACATCACGATAAAACCACTCGCCATAATGATCAAACCAATTGCGCACTTAACGCTATAAGTTGGTGTGATCATGCGCTTGGCTAAGTTAACCCATAGTGCGGCAAAGAAAGGCGACAGAATAATGATGAAAAAAGCATTGGTTGACTGGAACCAAGCAGTAGGAATGGTAAAGCTGCCGATCAGTCTGTCGGTGTAATCACGTGCGAACAAGTTCAATGATGAACCGGCTTGTTCAAACCCTGACCAAAAACAGGTTGAAGCCACACAGACCAAAAACAACGCCCACATGCGCTTTTTCTCACCTTCGTCAAGGTTACCAGCAAAGTAGATATAGCCATAATAAAGGAAGAAGGTAATAGCAAAAGCCACAGCCACATATTTTGCTAACACCACTGGGTTAATCACCAGTACGCCAAGGTAAGCCGAAACCGTGATGGCGCCTGTTACAGCAACGACCGCGGCAATGACTCCCCAAGCCTGGGTATTTTTACGACCCACTAGAGGGTTGCTTGGCTTATCACCAACGTTGGTGATGTGTCTTTCGGTCATGCGGTAATTTACCAGGCCAATTGCCATACCGACAGCCGCAGCACCAAAGGCCCAGTGCCAACCGACGTTTTCCATAAAGTAGCCACATACCATGTAGCCGATAACTGAACCGAGGTTAATACCCATGTAGTAAATGGCATAGCCACTGTCACGGCGATTATCTTCGTCTTGATATAATTGCCCGACCATGGCGCTGATGTTGGGTTTGAGTAGTCCCGTACCGGTGGCGACTAAAATGAGGCCAATGAAGAAAGAGGCCTCAGTGGGGATGGCTAACACTATGTGGCCACACATAATGATAATACCGCCATACCATACGGCGCGTTGACCACCGAGTAATCTATCTGCAATCCAACCACCTGGGAGGCCTAAAAAGTATACTGAACCGGTATATAAGCCATAAATGGCGGCTGCAGAGGCAACTGTAAAGCCAAGCCCTTGCTCTTGTAAGCTGGCGGTCATAAAAAGTACTAACATGGCGCGCATGCCGTAGTAGCTCATGCGCTCCCACATTTCAGTGAGGAACAGAGTTTGCAGGCCTTTTGGATGGCCAAAAAAGCCGGTATCACTCTTGGTGTCCTGAGATGACATAATTCACTTCCGTTCTTATGGTTGTTTGGAGGCCATTATTAGTACGTGATTAGCGCTGTGAATGCAACCTCATGGGCTAAATCGTCACAACAGGATTTCCAGAGAATGTATATTATCTATTTCAAGGTGAGCAAGGCCCTTATACTGGTACGAAGTAAACTGATTGCGTAACCAAACACTGTTACAGCCGGCTCGGTGTGCTCCCTGAACGTCGGTGTCTAAGCTATCTCCAACGTGCAATAAGGTGCTTGGTGACAGGTTAAAATGGTTACACGCCCGCTGATATAGCTCCGGATGAGGTTTGGCGCGACCATCAATGCCAGCTCTTAATACCAAGTCAAAGCTGTCTTTGAGGTTAAACTTTTCCACTTCAACATTGCCATTGGTGATGGCAATAATGGGGTATTTATTGCGTAATTGCGCCAGTAAATTAATCACAGTATCTGAGACAGTGATATTGCTTCGGGCATCAGCAAATGCTTGGTAGGCGGATTGAGCCGCTTGTTGCTGCTCGGTTTCAGAATAGCCTAGCTTAGCAAAGCCATACTGCAGTGCCGCTTGGCGCCACAGGGTAACGTCTTCCGCTAAGCGAGGTTGTTGCTGTAGTGCCTGCTTGCGGCAATGGTGCCAAAAATCAGGGCCTTGTTGCTGCCACGCGGCTATTTTATTGAGGTGAGTATCCATTGCTTGCACCGCAGCCCTAATAATGGGGCGGTTATCGTAGAGGGTGTCGTCTAAGTCAAAACTAATGGCTGAAATCGCTGGGATGGCTTTATTAAAACGCATAACGGTTAGTCTTTTTGTTTTTTGGCTCGAGGGTGGGCATTATCGTACACCTTAGCAAGGTGCTGAAAGTCGACATGAGTATACACTTGAGTCGCCGACAAGCTGGTGTGGCCAAGCATTTCTTGTACTGCCCTGAGATCGCCACTGGACTCCAGCATATGGCTGGCAAAAGAGTGGCGCAACTTATGCGGGTGAATGGGGGTGCTTACGCCTTGCTTTAAGCCCCATTCTTTCATGCGCTCTCTGACATGTCTGGCGCTAATGCGCCGTTTTAATTTGCTGACGAAAAGCGCCGGCTCTTCAGCATTGGCAAACTGTTCGCGTAACTTGAGCCAAGCCGCTAGGGCCGTTAAGGCTTTGCCTCCCACGGGCACTACTCGCTCTTTGTTGCCCTTACCAAGGACGCGGATCTCGCCTTCTCGGACATCATAAATATTGGCATTAACCAGTTCACTTAAACGCAAGCCGCTGGAGTACATTAGTTCCATCATGGCTTTGTCGCGAATAGCTAAAGGGTCGTCAGCAGGGATCTCCAGCAGTTGCGCCATTTGGTCAACATCGAGGTTTTTTGGCAGCGGACGTTGAAACTTAGGGCCTTTTA from Pseudoalteromonas sp. UG3-2 encodes the following:
- a CDS encoding HAD-IA family hydrolase, which gives rise to MRFNKAIPAISAISFDLDDTLYDNRPIIRAAVQAMDTHLNKIAAWQQQGPDFWHHCRKQALQQQPRLAEDVTLWRQAALQYGFAKLGYSETEQQQAAQSAYQAFADARSNITVSDTVINLLAQLRNKYPIIAITNGNVEVEKFNLKDSFDLVLRAGIDGRAKPHPELYQRACNHFNLSPSTLLHVGDSLDTDVQGAHRAGCNSVWLRNQFTSYQYKGLAHLEIDNIHSLEILL
- a CDS encoding peptide MFS transporter, translating into MSSQDTKSDTGFFGHPKGLQTLFLTEMWERMSYYGMRAMLVLFMTASLQEQGLGFTVASAAAIYGLYTGSVYFLGLPGGWIADRLLGGQRAVWYGGIIIMCGHIVLAIPTEASFFIGLILVATGTGLLKPNISAMVGQLYQDEDNRRDSGYAIYYMGINLGSVIGYMVCGYFMENVGWHWAFGAAAVGMAIGLVNYRMTERHITNVGDKPSNPLVGRKNTQAWGVIAAVVAVTGAITVSAYLGVLVINPVVLAKYVAVAFAITFFLYYGYIYFAGNLDEGEKKRMWALFLVCVASTCFWSGFEQAGSSLNLFARDYTDRLIGSFTIPTAWFQSTNAFFIIILSPFFAALWVNLAKRMITPTYSVKCAIGLIIMASGFIVMFFASQYAAQGLKVAPMWLITTYFLHTVGELCLSPVALSAVSKLSPKRFAGQMMGVFVLTYSIGNLLSGLLAGEFDPNRVEDLPNLYLQIALFSIGIGIFLVLISFKAKVWEGQAEKPLTEKTA
- a CDS encoding DUF6482 family protein, whose translation is MPIPFSKLKQHQPLQKVVVHSIEQALYQVSVVINNVEYYVTEANGEFLKAHNPLQIQKRLSDIAYAEMVIRHASAYDEMIGHPEDKADNTLEVPFGRNELF
- a CDS encoding pseudouridine synthase; this translates as MSYPMRLAKYLSHCGVCSRKQASRLIDAGRVRVNGQHANHIDHVCPSDIILVDHKEVSEPPPRRLFAYYKPVGVDCKVKPDDRHSIYHHLPSDVRVYPIGRLDKDSHGLLLLSNDGALCQQLIHPDKHQEKEYVVVVDKPINEAFCQQMAAGVPVKGQLTQPCQVTQLTATSFAIVLQQGLNRQIRRMAHYCGHHVIDLKRIRIAGLKLEPLAIAPGEMRELPHDYFADITAKGQTPQ
- the xerC gene encoding tyrosine recombinase XerC, giving the protein MTTATVDASWTSAITEFMAYLRHERGYSQHTITQYQTQLIQAAEFFSQQASSWLAVSSEQIRRYSMWLRGKNYSPRTINLKLSCVRSFYKFLKLKSASQHTVSNPAEQIKGPKFQRPLPKNLDVDQMAQLLEIPADDPLAIRDKAMMELMYSSGLRLSELVNANIYDVREGEIRVLGKGNKERVVPVGGKALTALAAWLKLREQFANAEEPALFVSKLKRRISARHVRERMKEWGLKQGVSTPIHPHKLRHSFASHMLESSGDLRAVQEMLGHTSLSATQVYTHVDFQHLAKVYDNAHPRAKKQKD
- a CDS encoding dTDP-4-dehydrorhamnose reductase family protein, whose amino-acid sequence is MRSIMITGASGLLGRSLMQVFSASFNVIGCAFSRATAPLYKLDLADKQAVLAFLDDHQPDILVHAAAERRPDQCQQHPEATKQLNVAATKFLAEACRERGIRFCFISTDYVFAGTHPPYSEQAKPEPVNFYGETKYAAEQAILADSEQHTIIRVPVLYGDVEYLGESAVTVIAEQLLGEHCVQDHWAIRYPTHVEDIALTLRDLFTQHDCSGIYHISAKQALTKYEMACIMAQVQGLPTTTITANTTPSDDATRPHNCALADTRLAALGIHHQRDFSQAIAAIIKQQAS